Proteins encoded in a region of the bacterium genome:
- a CDS encoding carbon-nitrogen hydrolase family protein, whose product LEDLNLHAKHGLFALTGSLNAGIFKYWKQPDGSVIGEALFNGQKDDCEAEIRLYFRHTAHGKLWWEEISLQEIEPIPPRLVKVAVAWGGHDMAFWDKWADIAGQQKVDIAVLTEDFPGLDPEPQDGPSFQWMAKKARRWRMHLTGSIMEQRGDLILNSSPLYDREGGLLGIYSKNQLYDLEQDKGVTAGIGMPVFKTDFGVVGITTCYDNWFPEPARLLAYKGAELICLSAAGYYAGLIPSRAGDNCLTYAVSSNSNRAGIWDSGGVRAGDQDWHDRDPSMWTLTSIQDYTVDNENYMLTAVIDLNLKYSPHIAGGNMQSAPGGRRCRQTLIEPLEEEIAREARRWWEEE is encoded by the coding sequence GTTGGAAGACCTTAATCTTCATGCCAAACACGGGTTGTTTGCGCTGACAGGGAGCTTAAATGCGGGCATTTTTAAGTATTGGAAACAACCTGATGGCTCGGTAATTGGCGAGGCGCTGTTTAACGGGCAGAAGGATGATTGTGAAGCTGAGATACGCCTATACTTCCGGCACACGGCGCACGGCAAGTTATGGTGGGAGGAGATTAGCCTTCAGGAGATTGAACCTATCCCGCCACGGCTTGTGAAGGTGGCGGTGGCATGGGGCGGCCATGATATGGCTTTCTGGGATAAATGGGCGGATATTGCCGGACAGCAGAAGGTAGATATTGCTGTTTTGACCGAGGACTTCCCTGGCCTGGACCCTGAGCCGCAGGATGGGCCTTCTTTCCAATGGATGGCTAAGAAAGCGCGTCGCTGGCGAATGCACCTCACCGGCAGCATCATGGAGCAACGGGGTGATTTAATATTGAACTCAAGTCCCCTCTATGATCGCGAGGGCGGCCTGCTTGGGATTTATAGCAAAAACCAGTTGTATGACCTAGAACAGGATAAAGGGGTCACGGCAGGAATAGGGATGCCCGTCTTCAAGACCGACTTTGGGGTAGTGGGCATCACCACTTGTTATGATAACTGGTTCCCCGAGCCGGCGCGACTGTTAGCCTATAAGGGTGCGGAACTCATCTGCCTCTCTGCCGCAGGTTACTACGCGGGGCTTATCCCTTCACGAGCGGGTGATAACTGCCTGACCTATGCGGTCAGCAGCAACTCCAACCGCGCGGGTATATGGGATAGCGGCGGAGTACGTGCCGGTGATCAAGATTGGCATGACCGCGATCCCTCCATGTGGACGCTAACCTCAATCCAGGACTACACCGTAGATAATGAGAATTATATGCTGACTGCCGTTATCGACCTAAACCTAAAGTACAGCCCCCACATTGCGGGAGGCAATATGCAGTCGGCGCCAGGTGGTAGAAGATGCCGTCAGACCTTGATTGAGCCTTTAGAAGAAGAAATTGCCCGTGAGGCGCGGCGTTGGTGGGAAGAGGAGTAA
- a CDS encoding carbon-nitrogen hydrolase family protein, translating into MQTSVTCDWNDGNLVANGDFTKGVVNGLPAGWEPSCPNPALAPKFELVTPKSGKPMLMATGNGRKECWGVIKHPITFEAGKTYRFRVHFKFEGFEDVNHHMIHAVFGPEFNQGVMNYKKDGDWVIGDTRFEGPEKEGEGFMHLYFRYSPNGKVWWDHVSISECEPIPSRPVKIAVNWGYGDMEHWDKWLDLAGQKFVDIALLPESFNGKGVKDPESIDGEANQFMAKKARRWRIHVAGSVYEKRGDLTLNTGSLYGPDGKLIGTYSKNQLFDPECDEGATSGTEMPVFQTRFGKVAFVICYDSWFPEPMRLAAYKGAELILFPSAGYFLDLMPARAADNGVWIAASSGCPAGVWDPSGARAGEEYASETRYCKTGILNYEMDAVNRMIVVTIDMSKKYSPHYWGGPIHSAPGGRRIRQTRIVSLEDQIAQEVKRWWDE; encoded by the coding sequence ATGCAGACATCAGTAACATGCGATTGGAATGATGGGAACCTGGTGGCTAATGGCGACTTTACTAAAGGGGTCGTCAATGGGCTTCCTGCAGGTTGGGAACCGTCATGTCCTAATCCTGCTCTCGCTCCTAAGTTTGAGTTAGTCACCCCTAAGAGCGGCAAGCCGATGCTAATGGCAACCGGCAATGGCCGCAAAGAGTGCTGGGGTGTAATTAAGCACCCGATTACATTCGAGGCCGGCAAGACTTATCGCTTCAGGGTTCACTTCAAGTTTGAAGGGTTTGAAGATGTCAATCACCACATGATCCATGCGGTCTTTGGCCCTGAATTTAACCAAGGTGTAATGAATTACAAGAAAGACGGTGACTGGGTCATCGGCGACACCCGATTTGAAGGGCCGGAGAAGGAAGGCGAGGGCTTTATGCACCTTTACTTCCGATATTCCCCCAATGGCAAGGTCTGGTGGGACCATGTCAGTATCTCCGAGTGTGAGCCTATCCCCTCACGCCCTGTAAAGATAGCCGTCAACTGGGGCTATGGAGATATGGAGCATTGGGACAAGTGGCTGGATTTGGCAGGCCAGAAGTTCGTTGATATCGCCCTATTACCAGAGAGCTTCAACGGCAAGGGTGTAAAAGACCCTGAATCAATTGATGGCGAAGCCAACCAGTTCATGGCCAAGAAGGCCCGCAGATGGCGCATTCACGTTGCGGGTTCGGTTTATGAGAAGCGCGGCGATCTCACACTTAACACTGGCTCCCTTTATGGGCCTGATGGCAAGCTCATCGGAACTTATAGCAAGAACCAGCTTTTCGACCCTGAATGTGATGAAGGAGCAACGAGCGGTACTGAGATGCCCGTGTTCCAAACCCGCTTTGGCAAGGTCGCATTTGTTATCTGTTATGACTCTTGGTTCCCGGAGCCGATGAGGTTGGCGGCGTATAAGGGCGCAGAGCTTATACTTTTCCCCAGCGCCGGTTACTTCCTCGATCTGATGCCTGCGCGTGCGGCTGATAATGGCGTATGGATTGCCGCCAGCAGCGGATGTCCTGCAGGGGTTTGGGATCCAAGCGGCGCACGAGCCGGTGAAGAGTATGCCAGTGAAACACGCTATTGCAAGACGGGTATCCTTAACTATGAGATGGACGCGGTCAATCGCATGATTGTCGTCACCATCGACATGAGCAAGAAATACAGCCCCCATTATTGGGGCGGGCCAATCCACTCGGCGCCGGGTGGACGCCGCATAAGACAAACGAGAATCGTATCACTAGAGGACCAGATAGCGCAAGAAGTCAAGCGCTGGTGGGACGAATAA
- a CDS encoding Gfo/Idh/MocA family oxidoreductase → MVKVGMVGMGGMGSHHAATLAGMPNAKVLYTCDLIQERADKAAAATGAKAITDFRQMLDDVDAVYVCTEPFNRVDVVTACAEAGKHIFMEKPVCINLEGAEKMVAACKKAKVKLMLGYVLRFWSPFNLIKYTLDSGELGDLVTVFTQRFMPVDMRSVWYGDQSKSGGITLDFGSHDIDWVRWVGGDVKTVFGQVARIRPGVNADEHVQGMMLFQNGGWGSICDSWGSFLGDSQLGVVGTKGAIIVDRGGIIRKKVGDGEEEILSEGGDMSIDPKGNLGKGAPSKDETIQQHFIRSVEEDFTPLVTGDDGIAVWKIVFGILESAKTGKAVDIV, encoded by the coding sequence ATGGTTAAAGTAGGAATGGTAGGAATGGGTGGAATGGGCAGCCACCACGCAGCAACACTAGCAGGAATGCCCAATGCAAAGGTCTTGTATACCTGTGACCTTATTCAAGAGAGAGCAGATAAGGCTGCAGCAGCCACTGGCGCTAAGGCCATCACCGACTTCCGGCAGATGCTGGATGATGTGGATGCGGTTTATGTATGCACAGAACCCTTCAATCGTGTTGATGTCGTCACCGCCTGCGCTGAAGCCGGTAAGCACATCTTCATGGAGAAACCTGTCTGCATCAATCTAGAAGGCGCCGAGAAGATGGTAGCCGCATGCAAGAAAGCCAAGGTCAAGCTGATGCTGGGCTATGTCCTTCGTTTCTGGAGTCCTTTTAATCTTATCAAGTACACCCTTGACAGCGGCGAGCTTGGGGACTTGGTCACAGTATTCACGCAGCGCTTCATGCCGGTTGATATGCGCTCTGTTTGGTATGGAGACCAGTCCAAGAGTGGAGGCATTACCTTGGACTTTGGTAGCCATGACATCGATTGGGTACGATGGGTCGGCGGAGATGTCAAGACAGTGTTCGGGCAAGTCGCTCGTATTCGTCCGGGCGTTAATGCTGATGAGCACGTTCAAGGCATGATGCTTTTCCAAAATGGCGGTTGGGGTTCCATCTGCGATAGCTGGGGATCTTTCCTCGGTGATAGTCAATTGGGCGTCGTAGGTACCAAAGGCGCCATCATCGTAGACCGCGGCGGCATCATCCGCAAGAAGGTCGGCGATGGTGAAGAGGAAATCTTGAGTGAGGGTGGTGACATGAGCATCGACCCCAAGGGCAACCTCGGCAAAGGCGCTCCCAGCAAGGATGAAACCATCCAACAGCACTTCATCCGAAGTGTCGAAGAGGACTTCACCCCCCTAGTCACCGGCGATGACGGCATAGCCGTCTGGAAAATCGTCTTCGGCATCCTAGAATCCGCCAAAACCGGCAAGGCTGTCGATATCGTCTAG
- a CDS encoding ankyrin repeat domain-containing protein: MKSGWPYRIEFWGKRKQFPLHWAALKGKTQMVAKLATNGADVNARYLYGETPLHFAARGGSIETAAFLIGRGTELNARDDSGRIPLHSAQDWRQGAMAAFLIEHGADIHARASNGWTPLHYAIGDTKTVTLLIDRGADINAPDNDGMTSLHWAISCDGPETLAVLLERGADIHARDREGWTALHWTAEQYRLEMAYMLLDRGANVNAQAEDGLTPLQVALRYDATDIIDLFKERGGE; encoded by the coding sequence ATGAAAAGTGGATGGCCATATCGAATTGAGTTCTGGGGCAAGCGCAAGCAATTCCCTCTACACTGGGCAGCACTCAAAGGCAAGACACAAATGGTGGCAAAACTCGCGACCAACGGAGCGGATGTGAACGCCAGGTATTTGTATGGTGAGACCCCGCTTCACTTTGCAGCACGCGGGGGCAGCATCGAAACAGCTGCCTTCTTGATAGGTCGTGGGACCGAATTGAATGCACGTGACGACAGTGGTCGTATACCTTTGCATTCCGCCCAAGATTGGAGACAAGGCGCCATGGCCGCATTTCTTATTGAACACGGTGCGGACATTCACGCAAGGGCAAGCAATGGATGGACGCCGCTTCACTATGCGATAGGTGATACGAAGACAGTTACATTACTGATTGACCGGGGAGCCGATATCAACGCACCTGACAACGATGGAATGACATCTCTGCACTGGGCAATCTCTTGTGATGGACCGGAGACGCTAGCAGTACTCCTCGAACGGGGAGCGGATATACACGCAAGGGATAGAGAGGGGTGGACAGCTTTACACTGGACAGCCGAACAATATCGACTTGAAATGGCCTACATGCTCTTGGATCGCGGAGCAAACGTAAACGCACAGGCAGAGGATGGGCTAACGCCACTGCAAGTAGCTTTACGCTATGATGCCACCGACATCATTGATCTCTTCAAAGAACGTGGTGGAGAATGA
- a CDS encoding ankyrin repeat domain-containing protein: MKSGWPYYIESWRNRKLFPLHRAALKGMTNEVEKLAMNGADVNARYLYGETPLHFAARGGNIEVAAFLLGRGADVNSHDYDGETPLHIAPDSGQSKMAAFLIEHGSDIHARTNDGQTPLHYSSGDTKICELLIDRGADINARDNKGETPMHRAAWGDDPETIALLFKRGADINARDNEGNTPHHLAINSGAALAVEVFETHGGE, from the coding sequence ATGAAAAGTGGTTGGCCATATTATATTGAGAGTTGGCGGAACCGCAAGCTATTCCCACTTCACCGGGCAGCCCTAAAGGGCATGACGAATGAGGTGGAAAAGCTTGCGATGAACGGAGCGGATGTGAATGCTAGGTATTTGTATGGTGAGACCCCGCTTCACTTCGCAGCACGCGGGGGTAACATCGAAGTTGCGGCTTTCTTGCTCGGCCGTGGGGCAGATGTGAACTCACATGACTACGACGGGGAAACCCCTTTGCATATTGCACCTGATTCGGGGCAAAGCAAAATGGCTGCGTTTCTAATTGAACATGGGTCAGACATTCATGCAAGGACAAATGATGGACAAACCCCACTTCATTACTCGTCAGGTGATACGAAAATATGTGAGTTACTGATTGACCGAGGGGCGGACATTAACGCACGGGACAACAAAGGAGAGACACCGATGCACAGAGCTGCCTGGGGGGATGACCCAGAGACAATCGCACTGCTCTTTAAACGGGGAGCGGATATTAACGCAAGGGATAATGAGGGAAATACACCCCATCATCTTGCGATAAACAGCGGAGCCGCTCTAGCAGTTGAGGTTTTCGAAACCCACGGGGGAGAATGA